From the genome of Acidobacteriota bacterium, one region includes:
- a CDS encoding DUF1080 domain-containing protein yields the protein MRTPPLLLSFAALMLAGSLPVGLAGQTPSTTPRAFIDGTGPGWRTLGPDDFAPVNGYADTWRWEGDLLKSTGVPIGVMRTRDQFLNFELVIEWRHMKSAGNSGVFAWVPMKALDGLPPDRLPRYGIEIQMLDHGYREWFRKQSGGKPDGWFTTNGDIFPVGNSKLDNFEPRSPDGSRSFPRKELSRGVGEWNHYYVRGINGEIRLWVNGEEVSGGRNADPRTGFLCLEAEGSPVEFRNIRVRELP from the coding sequence ATGCGCACGCCGCCGCTCCTGCTTTCCTTCGCCGCCCTGATGCTGGCGGGCTCGTTGCCAGTCGGGCTCGCCGGTCAGACACCCTCCACGACGCCGCGTGCGTTCATCGACGGCACGGGGCCGGGATGGCGCACGCTCGGGCCCGACGACTTCGCGCCGGTGAACGGGTATGCCGACACGTGGAGGTGGGAGGGCGACCTGCTGAAGTCGACGGGCGTGCCGATCGGCGTGATGCGCACGCGCGATCAGTTCCTCAACTTCGAGCTGGTGATCGAGTGGCGGCACATGAAGTCGGCCGGCAATTCCGGCGTGTTCGCGTGGGTGCCGATGAAGGCGCTCGACGGGCTGCCGCCCGATCGGCTGCCGCGCTACGGGATCGAGATCCAGATGCTGGACCACGGCTATCGCGAATGGTTCCGCAAGCAGAGCGGCGGCAAACCCGACGGCTGGTTCACGACCAACGGTGACATCTTCCCCGTCGGCAACTCGAAGCTGGACAACTTCGAGCCGCGATCGCCTGACGGATCGCGCAGCTTCCCGCGCAAGGAACTGAGCCGTGGCGTGGGCGAGTGGAACCACTACTACGTCCGCGGCATCAACGGCGAGATCCGGCTCTGGGTGAACGGCGAAGAGGTGTCCGGCGGGCGCAACGCCGACCCGCGTACCGGGTTCCTGTGCCTCGAGGCCGAAGGATCGCCCGTCGAGTTCCGCAACATCCGCGTGAGGGAGCTGCCGTGA
- a CDS encoding Gfo/Idh/MocA family oxidoreductase, producing the protein MAGCGRADEPEPAPAETPAEAPAAPGGFRLMTLDPGHFHAALVQKSMYPDVDPVVHVFAPEGEELKQHLARITGYNARAENPTHWDERVHTSADFLDRMLADRPGNIVVIAGNNARKAEYILRSVEAGFNVLADKPMARTPADLKTLEQAFAVAKDKGVLLYDIMTERFEVTSLLQRALSRVSSLFGELQRGTPEEPAITKESVHHFSKTVSGSPLIRPAWFFDVEQQGEGIIDVTTHLVDLVQWAVFPDETLSPSDVTVLQARRWTTPVTRAEFAKVTNAKSFPAYLSGAVKNNVLHVYSNGAFTYRLRDVHARVSVVWNFEAPAGAGDTHFSMMRGTRANLVIRQGAEQGYAPKLYVERVEAVPVAEHETALHAAVAAIQTTYPGVSVARDGNRWVMEVPASYNVGHEAHFGQVTEHYLSSLRAGALPGWEVPNMITKYATIMQAYELSRQ; encoded by the coding sequence ATGGCGGGCTGCGGCCGCGCAGACGAGCCCGAGCCCGCTCCGGCGGAGACGCCAGCCGAAGCGCCCGCTGCGCCCGGCGGGTTCCGCCTCATGACGCTCGACCCGGGCCACTTCCACGCCGCGCTCGTGCAGAAGTCGATGTACCCCGACGTCGATCCGGTGGTGCACGTCTTCGCGCCCGAGGGCGAGGAGCTGAAACAGCACCTCGCGCGCATCACCGGCTACAACGCGCGCGCGGAGAATCCCACGCACTGGGACGAGCGTGTCCACACGAGCGCCGACTTCCTCGACCGCATGCTCGCCGATCGCCCGGGCAACATCGTGGTCATCGCCGGCAACAACGCGCGCAAGGCGGAGTACATCCTGCGGTCCGTCGAAGCGGGTTTCAACGTGCTCGCCGACAAGCCGATGGCGCGTACGCCCGCCGACCTGAAGACGCTGGAGCAGGCCTTCGCCGTGGCGAAGGACAAGGGCGTGCTGCTCTACGACATCATGACGGAGCGCTTCGAGGTCACGAGCCTCCTGCAGCGCGCGCTCTCGCGCGTGTCGAGCCTCTTCGGCGAACTGCAGCGCGGCACGCCGGAGGAACCGGCGATCACGAAGGAGAGCGTGCACCACTTCTCCAAGACGGTCTCCGGATCGCCGCTCATCAGGCCGGCGTGGTTCTTCGACGTCGAACAGCAGGGCGAAGGGATCATCGACGTCACGACACACCTGGTGGACCTGGTCCAGTGGGCGGTGTTCCCCGACGAAACGCTGTCGCCTTCGGACGTCACGGTGCTCCAGGCACGACGGTGGACGACACCGGTCACGCGCGCGGAGTTCGCGAAGGTGACCAACGCGAAGTCGTTCCCTGCGTACCTGTCGGGGGCCGTGAAGAACAACGTGCTGCACGTCTACTCGAACGGCGCGTTCACGTATCGCCTGCGCGACGTCCATGCGCGCGTGTCGGTGGTGTGGAACTTCGAGGCTCCCGCCGGCGCGGGCGACACGCACTTCTCGATGATGCGGGGCACGCGCGCCAACCTCGTGATCCGGCAGGGTGCCGAGCAGGGCTACGCGCCGAAGCTGTACGTCGAGCGCGTGGAGGCGGTCCCTGTGGCCGAGCACGAAACCGCGCTGCACGCCGCCGTGGCCGCCATCCAGACGACGTACCCGGGCGTGTCGGTGGCACGCGATGGGAATCGGTGGGTGATGGAGGTGCCGGCGAGCTACAACGTGGGCCACGAAGCGCACTTCGGACAGGTCACCGAGCACTACCTCTCGTCCCTCAGGGCCGGCGCACTCCCCGGTTGGGAAGTGCCGAACATGATCACGAAGTACGCCACCATCATGCAGGCGTATGAGCTGAGCCGCCAGTGA